Proteins encoded together in one Riemerella anatipestifer window:
- a CDS encoding rhodanese-like domain-containing protein, with protein sequence MYLPKKIKSSKNQYYLKCTTSLDKLNSSQNIVLFCRSGRRSKEAKTILEKHGFKLVVHFK encoded by the coding sequence ATTTATCTTCCAAAGAAAATTAAATCATCTAAAAATCAGTATTATTTAAAATGCACAACGAGTTTAGATAAGCTAAATTCTTCGCAGAATATTGTACTTTTCTGTCGTTCTGGAAGACGCTCCAAAGAAGCTAAGACTATTCTAGAGAAACACGGCTTTAAACTCGTTGTGCATTTTAAATAA